Proteins from a genomic interval of Betta splendens chromosome 10, fBetSpl5.4, whole genome shotgun sequence:
- the egr1 gene encoding early growth response protein 1, producing MAAAKTEMILPALQISEPLSFPHSPMDNYPKLEEVMMLSSAGTPFLTASAPEGAGFGSGEPGEQYDHLAGDTLTDIPFTCEKPAADQTYSSQRLPPISYTGRFTLEPATTCSNSLWAEPILGLFTNLMNNVAPSSSSSSAASQTTSSSASSTPSSSTASSSTSSSSQSSSIHHSEPNPIYSAAPTYSSPNSDIFPDQGQAFPTSAGAVQYPPPAYPNGKSCGTSFPVPMIPDYLFPQQQGEISLVPPDQKPFQSQSNQPSLTPLSTIKAFATQTGSQDLKSVYQSQLIKPSRMRKYPTRPSKTPPHERPYACPVETCDRRFSRSDELTRHIRIHTGQKPFQCRICMRNFSRSDHLTTHIRTHTGEKPFACEICGRKFARSDERKRHTKIHLRQKDKKAEKTGAVVVTAAPVSAASPASSYPSPITSYPSPVSSYPSPVTSCYSSPVHTSYPSPSVATTYPSVSMSSTFQSQVASSFPSSVASNIYSSPIPTPLSDMQTTLSPRTIEIC from the exons ATGGCTGCAGCCAAGACCGAGATGATTCTCCCAGCCCTGCAGATCTCAGAGCCTCTGAGCTTCCCTCACTCCCCCATGGATAACTACCCCaagctggaggaggtgatgaTGCTCAGCTCTGCAGGGACCCCCTTCCTCACCGCCTCCGCCCCTGAAGGTGCAGGCTTCGGCTCCGGGGAGCCGGGAGAGCAGTACGACCATCTTGCTGGAG ATACGTTAACAGACATCCCCTTCACCTGTGAGAAGCCAGCGGCAGATCAGACCTACTCCTCACAGAGGCTTCCCCCCATCTCCTACACAGGCCGCTTCACCCTGGAGCCCGCCACCACATGCAGCAACAGCCTCTGGGCGGAGCCCATCTTGGGTCTGTTCACCAACCTGATGAACAATGTTgcccccagctccagctcttcctctgctgcctcaCAGACCACCTCGTCCTCCGCTTCATCCACCCCATCCTCTTCCACCGCCTCCTCTTctacctcctcctcatctcagAGTTCCTCCATTCACCACAGTGAGCCCAACCCCATCTACTCAGCCGCCCCGACCTACTCCAGCCCCAACTCTGACATCTTCCCAGACCAGGGCCAGGCCTTCCCCACCTCAGCTGGAGCGGTGCAGTACCCTCCTCCTGCCTACCCCAACGGCAAGAGCTGCGGCACTAGCTTCCCCGTGCCCATGATTCCCGATTACCTCTTCCCTCAGCAGCAGGGAGAGATCAGCCTGGTGCCTCCTGATCAAAAGCCCTTCCAGAGCCAGTCAAACCAGCCTTCCCTCACTCCTCTGTCCACCATCAAGGCCTTCGCCACCCAGACTGGTTCCCAGGACTTAAAGAGCGTCTACCAGTCCCAGCTGATCAAGCCCAGCCGCATGCGCAAGTACCCTACTCGGCCAAGCAAGACGCCCCCGCACGAGAGGCCCTACGCTTGCCCCGTGGAGACCTGCGACCGCCGCTTCTCGCGCTCAGATGAGCTGACGCGTCACATCCGCATCCACACGGGCCAGAAGCCCTTCCAGTGCCGCATCTGCATGCGCAACTTCAGCCGCAGCGACCACCTGACAACGCACATTCGCACTCACACCGGCGAGAAGCCCTTCGCCTGCGAGATCTGCGGACGCAAGTTCGCGCGCAGCGACGAGAGGAAGAGGCACACGAAGATCCACCTGCGGCAGAAGGACAAGAAGGCGGAGAAGACGGGAGCGGTGGTGGTGACAGCGGCGCCGGTGTCAGCCGCCTCGCCTGCCTCCAGCTACCCCTCTCCCATCACCTCCTACCCCTCTCCAGTGTCTTCTTACCCCTCTCCGGTCACCTCCTGCTACTCCTCTCCCGTTCACACTTCCTATCCGTCTCCTTCCGTGGCCACCACCTACCCATCAGTGTCCATGTCCAGCACCTTTCAGTCCCAGGTGGcgtcctccttcccctcctcggTTGCCTCCAACATCTACAGCTCCCCCATCCCCACCCCACTATCAGACATGCAGACCACTCTCTCACCAAGGACAATCGAGATCTGctaa